In Synergistaceae bacterium, one DNA window encodes the following:
- a CDS encoding 4-hydroxy-tetrahydrodipicolinate reductase, which yields MKLIINGAGGKMGKILSDMAVNAGENIAALVDVAFTNEDGKYNKLEDFKGSADCVIDFSNHKAAPELVKYCVSRNLPVLIASTGHTDEELNLIRDAAKKIPVFMSPNMSIGVALVADLAERVAKIFTDCDIELIEAHHNQKLDVPSGTALMLAQRIKDSKPDSTFNIGRHSNGKRDKNEIGIHSLRYGSEVGTHEIIFSNGLETITLKHDAKNRALFANGALSAAKWLVSQSAGFYGMKDFIS from the coding sequence ATGAAATTAATTATTAACGGTGCCGGCGGTAAAATGGGAAAAATTTTATCTGACATGGCCGTAAATGCAGGCGAAAATATTGCTGCTCTCGTTGATGTAGCTTTCACAAATGAGGACGGCAAATATAATAAACTTGAAGACTTCAAAGGCTCGGCAGACTGCGTTATAGATTTCTCGAATCACAAAGCTGCGCCCGAACTCGTGAAATATTGCGTGAGTCGTAATTTACCCGTTTTAATTGCTTCAACCGGACACACTGACGAAGAATTAAATTTAATCCGTGATGCCGCGAAAAAAATTCCCGTCTTCATGTCTCCTAATATGTCAATTGGGGTTGCTCTTGTTGCTGACTTGGCCGAGAGAGTCGCGAAAATTTTTACTGATTGCGATATTGAGTTAATTGAAGCTCATCATAATCAGAAATTAGACGTTCCCAGCGGTACAGCTTTAATGCTCGCTCAAAGAATCAAAGACTCCAAACCGGACAGCACATTTAATATCGGCAGGCACTCTAACGGAAAACGCGATAAAAACGAGATCGGCATTCATTCATTAAGATATGGCTCTGAAGTCGGGACTCATGAAATAATTTTCTCGAACGGACTCGAGACTATAACGTTAAAGCACGACGCTAAGAACAGGGCATTATTTGCAAACGGTGCATTATCGGCGGCAAAATGGCTTGTGAGTCAGTCAGCAGGCTTTTACGGCATGAAAGATTTTATCTCATGA